A genomic window from Caballeronia sp. SBC1 includes:
- the prfB gene encoding peptide chain release factor 2 (programmed frameshift): MEAERLNAIENLLADLRRRAGELRGYLDYDAKALRLDEVNRVLEDPNVWNDSKNAQALGREKKLLDNVVTTITDLDNDLRDTQDLFDMGREENDEDTLVSCEADTAALEKRVEDMEFRRMFSNPADPNNCFIDIQAGAGGTEACDWAAMLMRQYLRYCERKGFKTEVLEESDGDVAGIKSATIKVEGEYAYGFLRTETGVHRLVRKSPFDSSGGRHTSFSSIFVYPEVDDSIEIDINPADIRTDTYRASGAGGQHINKTDSAVRLTHAPTGIVVQCQNDRSQHRNRAEAMQMLKAKLYEFEMRKRQVEKDNLENSKTDVGWGHQIRSYVLDNSRIKDLRTNVEISNTKAVLDGDLDDFIGASLKQGV; encoded by the exons ATGGAAGCGGAACGTCTAAACGCAATCGAGAACCTCCTCGCCGACCTGCGCCGTCGCGCTGGCGAGCTCCGGGGGTATCTT GACTACGACGCCAAAGCCCTGCGTCTCGACGAAGTCAACCGGGTACTAGAAGACCCGAACGTCTGGAACGACTCGAAAAACGCCCAAGCCCTGGGCCGCGAGAAAAAACTGCTGGACAACGTCGTCACAACGATCACGGACCTCGATAACGATCTTCGCGACACGCAAGATCTGTTCGACATGGGCCGCGAAGAAAACGACGAAGACACGCTCGTCTCATGTGAAGCGGACACGGCAGCGCTCGAAAAACGCGTTGAAGACATGGAATTCCGCCGGATGTTCTCGAACCCGGCCGACCCGAACAATTGCTTCATCGATATCCAGGCTGGCGCCGGCGGCACGGAAGCGTGCGACTGGGCAGCCATGTTGATGCGCCAGTACCTTCGTTATTGCGAACGCAAAGGTTTCAAGACTGAAGTTCTCGAAGAGTCCGACGGCGACGTGGCCGGTATCAAGAGCGCGACCATCAAGGTCGAAGGCGAATACGCCTACGGTTTCCTGCGCACGGAAACGGGCGTTCATCGGCTCGTGCGCAAGTCGCCCTTCGACTCATCAGGCGGACGCCATACGTCGTTTTCATCGATCTTCGTGTATCCGGAAGTCGACGATTCCATCGAAATCGATATCAATCCGGCCGACATTCGCACCGATACATATCGCGCTTCCGGCGCGGGCGGGCAGCACATCAACAAGACCGATTCGGCCGTGCGCCTGACTCACGCGCCCACCGGAATCGTGGTGCAGTGCCAAAACGATCGCTCGCAACACCGTAACCGCGCCGAAGCCATGCAAATGCTGAAAGCGAAGCTGTACGAGTTCGAAATGCGCAAGCGCCAGGTTGAGAAAGACAACCTGGAAAACAGCAAGACCGATGTAGGCTGGGGTCACCAGATCCGCTCATACGTGCTCGACAACAGCCGCATCAAGGACCTGCGCACCAACGTGGAAATCAGCAACACGAAAGCCGTGCTGGACGGCGACCTGGACGACTTCATCGGCGCAAGTCTTAAACAGGGCGTATAA
- the recJ gene encoding single-stranded-DNA-specific exonuclease RecJ, giving the protein MTRIVTRAPSPADAAVLMRHGVHPVIARLYASRGVCSPEEIETELKKLHAPIGLKGCDEAAAVLADALASKRRMLVVADYDCDGATACAVAVRGLRMFGAQIDYLVPNRFEYGYGLTPEIVALAASRAGGKPDLLITVDNGIASVDGVEAANALGIDVLVTDHHLPGDDLPPARAIVNPNQPGCTFESKCIAGVGVIFYVLLALRAELRRRNAFTTDAPEPRLDGLLDLVALGTVADVVKLDPNNRILVAQGLKRIRAGRMQPGIAALFRAAARDARAASGFDLGFALGPRLNAAGRLSDMSLGIECLITDDIGRAWELAQQLDSINRERREIEAGMQEQALEELASIDPADSATLTLFNPAWHQGVIGIVAGRLKEKFHRPSFTFAHADESGVLSKGSGRSIPGFHLRDAVDLISKREPGMIVKFGGHAMAAGMTIVTADIPRFTAAFEAVGREWLSSDALSRVVETDGELEDAYFTPQFVELIDGAVWGQGFPAPVFSGEFEVASQALVKDKHLKLQLRRGQQRFNAIWFNHTETLPARTVVAYRLVSDTWNGVARVQMIVEHAVG; this is encoded by the coding sequence ATGACCCGAATCGTCACTCGCGCCCCCTCTCCCGCCGATGCCGCCGTCCTCATGCGTCATGGCGTTCATCCTGTCATTGCGCGTCTGTACGCGTCGCGTGGGGTGTGTTCGCCGGAGGAGATCGAGACCGAACTCAAAAAATTGCACGCGCCCATCGGGCTGAAAGGTTGCGATGAAGCCGCCGCCGTTCTCGCCGACGCGCTCGCGTCGAAACGCCGCATGCTGGTCGTCGCCGACTACGATTGCGATGGCGCCACCGCCTGCGCCGTTGCCGTGCGCGGCTTGCGAATGTTCGGCGCACAGATCGATTACCTGGTGCCAAACCGGTTCGAATACGGCTATGGCCTGACGCCCGAAATCGTCGCGCTGGCCGCGAGCCGCGCAGGCGGGAAGCCCGATCTGCTGATCACCGTGGACAACGGCATTGCGAGCGTGGATGGCGTCGAGGCCGCGAATGCATTGGGTATCGACGTGCTGGTGACCGATCACCATCTACCCGGCGACGATCTGCCGCCCGCGCGCGCGATCGTGAATCCCAACCAGCCGGGCTGCACGTTTGAGAGCAAGTGCATCGCAGGTGTGGGGGTGATTTTCTACGTGCTGCTCGCATTGCGGGCAGAGTTGCGTCGACGCAATGCTTTCACCACCGACGCTCCCGAACCGCGTCTGGACGGCCTGCTCGATCTGGTTGCGCTCGGCACCGTGGCCGACGTCGTGAAGCTAGATCCGAATAACCGGATACTCGTCGCGCAGGGATTAAAGCGGATTCGCGCGGGACGGATGCAACCCGGCATCGCGGCGCTGTTTCGCGCGGCTGCGCGCGATGCACGCGCCGCGTCGGGATTCGATCTCGGTTTCGCGCTTGGGCCACGGCTGAATGCGGCGGGACGGTTATCGGATATGTCGCTCGGGATTGAATGCCTGATCACCGATGACATCGGTCGCGCGTGGGAATTGGCGCAGCAACTGGATTCGATCAATCGCGAGCGGCGGGAGATTGAGGCCGGAATGCAGGAGCAGGCGCTTGAGGAACTGGCGAGCATCGATCCGGCGGATTCGGCCACGCTGACGCTGTTTAATCCGGCGTGGCATCAGGGCGTGATCGGGATTGTCGCCGGGCGGCTGAAGGAGAAATTCCACCGGCCATCGTTCACATTTGCTCACGCCGATGAGAGCGGGGTTTTATCGAAGGGATCGGGGCGCTCGATTCCGGGGTTTCATCTGCGTGATGCGGTCGATCTGATTTCCAAGCGCGAGCCCGGCATGATCGTGAAATTCGGCGGCCATGCGATGGCGGCGGGGATGACGATTGTTACCGCCGACATTCCGCGGTTCACCGCGGCGTTTGAAGCCGTCGGACGCGAGTGGTTGAGCTCGGACGCGTTGTCCCGGGTGGTGGAAACCGATGGCGAGCTTGAGGACGCTTATTTCACGCCGCAGTTTGTCGAGTTGATCGATGGCGCGGTATGGGGGCAAGGTTTTCCGGCGCCTGTGTTTTCCGGGGAGTTTGAAGTGGCGTCCCAGGCGCTTGTCAAGGACAAGCATTTGAAGCTGCAATTGCGGCGCGGGCAGCAGCGGTTCAACGCTATCTGGTTTAATCACACGGAAACGCTGCCGGCGCGCACCGTCGTGGCGTACCGGCTGGTTTCCGATACCTGGAACGGGGTCGCCCGGGTACAGATGATTGTTGAGCATGCGGTTGGGTGA
- a CDS encoding regulator, which translates to MRSIMPTPKLPDLHLLLPFALPSAADAATALHQLDRPALDRLIARATLDERVIGDDFQRTLPHERWIARQFGVVNEIPGRAADEAPLAPYMLLADGGIPGDTIWACVEPVHVRIARDHLVLIDPATLGIDDHEARTLFDVVKPLIEDLGLVIQAPQPARWYVAGPNLGTLAGASPLRASGRNIEIWLPHEAGTGERSRAWMKLQNEVQMAWFEHPLNEAREARGLPSINSIWLHAQGARRSVTSPFAQVMSKAPATRGLALAADVAPQAPPESFAAFMASKTTSKGRALVELDPFSAPFIEQDWAHWNDALGTLERDWFAPALAALENGTLGTLRLTLCSDTGVVSLTVTRGALRKFWRRRPIAALLVE; encoded by the coding sequence ATGCGCAGCATCATGCCCACGCCCAAGCTCCCCGATCTTCACCTCCTCTTACCGTTCGCGCTGCCATCGGCCGCGGACGCCGCCACTGCGCTCCACCAGCTTGACCGTCCCGCGCTCGACCGGCTGATTGCCCGCGCGACGCTCGATGAGCGCGTGATCGGTGACGATTTCCAGCGCACGTTGCCGCATGAGCGCTGGATTGCGCGGCAATTTGGCGTGGTGAATGAGATTCCCGGACGAGCGGCCGACGAAGCGCCGCTCGCGCCCTATATGTTGCTCGCCGACGGCGGGATACCCGGCGACACCATCTGGGCATGCGTCGAACCGGTGCACGTACGGATCGCGCGTGACCATCTGGTGCTGATCGATCCGGCGACGCTGGGTATAGACGATCACGAAGCACGCACGTTATTCGATGTCGTCAAGCCGCTGATAGAAGACCTCGGACTGGTAATTCAGGCGCCGCAACCGGCACGCTGGTACGTCGCCGGGCCGAATCTCGGTACGCTCGCGGGCGCGTCGCCGTTGCGAGCGAGCGGTCGCAATATCGAAATCTGGCTGCCGCACGAAGCCGGCACCGGCGAGCGCTCGCGCGCGTGGATGAAGCTGCAGAATGAAGTGCAGATGGCGTGGTTCGAACATCCGCTTAACGAAGCGCGCGAAGCGCGTGGCTTGCCCTCGATCAATTCGATCTGGCTGCACGCGCAAGGCGCGCGTCGCAGCGTGACGAGCCCGTTCGCGCAGGTTATGTCGAAAGCGCCGGCCACGCGCGGCCTCGCGCTCGCCGCTGATGTTGCGCCACAAGCCCCGCCGGAATCTTTCGCCGCTTTTATGGCCTCAAAAACGACCAGCAAAGGCCGCGCGCTCGTCGAACTCGATCCGTTTTCCGCACCGTTCATCGAACAGGACTGGGCGCACTGGAACGACGCGCTCGGCACCCTGGAGCGCGATTGGTTCGCACCCGCCTTGGCCGCACTGGAAAATGGCACGCTCGGCACGTTGCGCCTTACGTTGTGCAGCGACACCGGCGTCGTGTCGCTGACCGTCACGCGCGGCGCGTTGCGTAAATTCTGGCGGCGGCGTCCGATCGCGGCGCTGCTTGTCGAATAA
- a CDS encoding HigA family addiction module antitoxin, translating to MSKNGMRPVHPGEVLREDYLVPLEMSVNALALALNVPATRMHEIVKERRGITADTAYRLARYFDSTPEFWLNLQAMYDLKTLPTRTEIDRKVEPRELSRA from the coding sequence ATGTCCAAGAACGGCATGCGTCCGGTTCATCCGGGCGAGGTCTTGCGGGAAGACTATCTGGTTCCGCTCGAAATGAGCGTGAACGCGTTGGCTCTGGCGTTGAACGTGCCGGCTACGCGTATGCATGAAATCGTGAAGGAACGGCGTGGCATCACAGCCGACACCGCCTATCGCCTTGCACGCTACTTCGACTCCACACCCGAGTTCTGGCTGAATCTCCAAGCCATGTATGACCTGAAAACATTGCCAACGCGCACGGAAATCGACCGCAAGGTTGAGCCGCGTGAGTTGTCGCGTGCGTGA
- a CDS encoding type II toxin-antitoxin system RelE/ParE family toxin: MSIMIQTFRCKDTQALYEGGTPKRFRAIADVAIRRLSALDAAVEIRDLKSPPGNRLESLAGDRRGQLSIRINGQWRVCFKWTTKGLVDVEIIDYH; encoded by the coding sequence ATGAGCATAATGATACAAACGTTCCGATGCAAGGACACTCAGGCACTTTACGAAGGCGGAACGCCGAAACGGTTTCGGGCAATCGCTGATGTCGCGATCAGAAGGCTCTCAGCACTGGACGCTGCGGTGGAAATACGTGACCTGAAATCGCCGCCCGGTAACCGGCTCGAATCCCTTGCCGGCGATCGGCGCGGTCAGCTCAGCATCCGGATTAACGGGCAATGGCGCGTTTGTTTCAAATGGACGACGAAGGGTCTTGTCGACGTCGAAATCATCGACTATCACTGA